Sequence from the Curtobacterium sp. MCLR17_007 genome:
AACTCGCCGGTCTCGGCCTGGACGGCGATGCGAGTGAGTTCCTGCAGCGCGGAGACGGTGTCGGGCTTCGCCAGGACGCGCAGGCTGTTGCCCTCGTCCGTCACGGACAGGTACACACGACCCGCGCGCTCCTCGATCTCGATGTCGCCGTCGAGGTCGCAGATGTCGAGCAGTTCTTCGATGTAGTCCGCCGCGATGTCCGCTTCGTCGCGAGCGTCCTCGTTCGGTTCCTGCTCCGTGTCGACCGTGGCCGCGGTG
This genomic interval carries:
- a CDS encoding R3H domain-containing nucleic acid-binding protein; the protein is MTEQDTAATVDTEQEPNEDARDEADIAADYIEELLDICDLDGDIEIEERAGRVYLSVTDEGNSLRVLAKPDTVSALQELTRIAVQAETGEFSRLILDVGGSRDARASELQRLVDTAVERIEAGSPTAALPPMSSYERKLVHDLVAEKGFRSESEGEGRDRHTVITR